One segment of Alistipes finegoldii DSM 17242 DNA contains the following:
- a CDS encoding PCMD domain-containing protein: MKKQVSLLTLTAALLLGACSTYEEVPATSGDGATAVGFLADIAPREQSRADINVDFGTGLTGTWNGEDKLGVLANDFSKLLQFTYTTDSKAFTGSLFGSAGTWAYRAFYPHNGNATVSGTTVTVPFSALRTQNGNKYNSEFDIMAADAITHNNAKPGKTPEGNAVKFNLHRITSILALKLQGGAASEKIASVMLTSKKPIASEKLTFTVPSDPNATYDPSAITPKLVVEGTSAMGSPISINSEHITVTYADGTAPSADYSETFFNVLPDDSYGDLTFSACTDKGNAASFTITRTTPVVANWVYTVERTASFTKAAAPTVKWIGHEDLTTPTELLESGNSANIRVSAPGGIKSMQVDITSSVLTTPMEGSEQNLLEAVKLAPSMELTNPANNDMAAALAGFGFPTPAQLLNQQHVYFQIGGLIDMLAMVCAEVTETTNSDFKFTVTDNAGQKTVITLKYVKTVVSPITYNNDADLWANTASFTLNIPADATSVSVQYRIKGQTTWNDADITANADGSRTAKISPTWTEGTNDAGLTIYTVDPKTGIFARKSYEYQLLADGATVASGEFTPKNNNGDVIPNAGMESWSTKSMKKMFSGSANVPYPNAVKYEDATGTDKFWDSGNNAYLTSSGTDKLCTQATYSGKVGNYCAQLAAKYAGIAFAAGNLYTGDFVMDGTVGYAQFGQPYTYSARPAALKLKYAAEIGEINRVKNDPPVSTGIDKGRIFVCIVEWSDRHAVKSGTKVDKTTFWDPETVSSLNEGKIIGYGSAYITESHTGSMKDLELPIVYYEKTDKAPTSKYTLVISTATSYLGDYLTGCDTNKLWVDDFKWVY, from the coding sequence ATGAAAAAACAAGTCTCTCTTTTAACGCTGACCGCAGCGCTTCTCCTCGGCGCGTGCAGCACCTACGAGGAAGTTCCCGCAACATCCGGCGACGGAGCAACTGCCGTCGGTTTTCTCGCCGATATCGCTCCCCGCGAACAAAGCCGCGCCGACATCAACGTCGATTTCGGCACCGGTCTTACCGGCACATGGAACGGCGAAGACAAACTCGGCGTCCTCGCCAACGACTTCTCGAAGCTCCTGCAATTTACGTACACCACAGACAGCAAGGCTTTTACAGGCTCGCTCTTCGGCTCCGCAGGCACTTGGGCGTACCGCGCCTTCTACCCTCACAACGGAAACGCCACCGTTTCCGGCACGACCGTAACGGTTCCTTTCAGCGCCCTGCGCACCCAGAACGGAAACAAATACAACAGCGAATTCGACATCATGGCCGCCGACGCCATCACCCACAACAACGCCAAGCCGGGCAAAACGCCGGAAGGGAATGCCGTAAAGTTCAATCTTCACCGCATCACCTCGATCCTCGCGCTCAAACTGCAAGGCGGCGCTGCGTCGGAGAAAATAGCCTCCGTCATGCTGACGTCGAAAAAACCGATCGCCTCCGAAAAGCTGACCTTCACCGTTCCCTCGGACCCGAACGCCACATACGATCCGTCGGCTATCACCCCGAAGCTGGTCGTCGAAGGCACCTCCGCAATGGGCTCTCCCATCTCGATCAACTCGGAGCACATCACCGTCACCTACGCCGACGGCACGGCTCCTTCGGCCGATTACAGCGAGACCTTTTTCAACGTGCTCCCTGATGACAGCTACGGCGACCTGACCTTCTCGGCCTGCACCGACAAAGGCAACGCAGCAAGCTTCACGATCACCCGAACGACACCCGTCGTCGCCAACTGGGTCTACACGGTGGAGCGGACCGCATCATTCACCAAAGCCGCAGCCCCGACCGTCAAGTGGATCGGCCACGAAGACCTTACGACACCCACCGAACTGCTCGAAAGCGGCAACAGCGCCAATATCCGGGTCAGCGCACCGGGCGGCATCAAGTCGATGCAGGTGGATATCACCTCGTCGGTACTGACAACTCCTATGGAGGGAAGCGAACAAAATTTGCTGGAGGCGGTAAAACTCGCCCCTTCGATGGAACTGACCAATCCCGCCAATAATGACATGGCAGCCGCTTTAGCCGGATTCGGTTTTCCGACTCCGGCACAACTGCTCAACCAGCAGCATGTGTATTTCCAGATCGGCGGTCTGATAGACATGCTCGCCATGGTCTGCGCCGAGGTGACCGAAACGACGAACTCCGATTTCAAGTTCACCGTCACGGACAATGCCGGACAAAAAACAGTCATCACGCTGAAATACGTAAAAACAGTCGTTTCCCCCATCACTTACAACAACGACGCAGACCTTTGGGCCAATACAGCATCGTTTACCTTGAACATCCCTGCCGATGCGACATCCGTTTCCGTGCAATACAGAATCAAAGGTCAGACCACATGGAACGACGCCGATATTACAGCCAATGCAGACGGGTCCCGCACGGCCAAAATCAGCCCGACATGGACAGAGGGAACAAATGACGCAGGCCTTACCATATATACCGTCGATCCCAAGACCGGCATCTTCGCCCGCAAGAGCTACGAATACCAACTGCTCGCCGACGGCGCAACGGTCGCTTCGGGCGAATTCACGCCGAAAAACAACAACGGCGACGTCATTCCCAATGCAGGCATGGAGAGCTGGAGTACGAAATCGATGAAAAAGATGTTCTCAGGCTCTGCCAACGTACCCTATCCGAATGCCGTCAAATACGAAGACGCAACAGGGACCGACAAATTCTGGGACAGCGGCAACAACGCCTATCTGACCAGTTCGGGAACCGACAAATTATGCACTCAGGCCACCTATTCCGGCAAGGTCGGCAACTACTGCGCGCAACTCGCCGCGAAGTATGCAGGCATCGCATTCGCTGCGGGCAACCTCTACACCGGAGATTTCGTGATGGACGGCACGGTCGGTTACGCACAATTCGGACAGCCCTACACCTATTCCGCACGTCCCGCCGCCCTCAAACTGAAATATGCCGCCGAGATAGGCGAAATCAACCGGGTCAAGAACGATCCGCCCGTAAGCACCGGCATCGACAAAGGACGCATCTTCGTCTGTATCGTAGAATGGAGCGACCGCCATGCGGTGAAATCGGGCACCAAGGTGGACAAAACGACGTTCTGGGACCCGGAAACCGTATCGAGCCTGAACGAAGGCAAAATCATCGGCTACGGTTCCGCCTACATCACGGAGTCTCACACCGGCAGCATGAAGGATCTGGAGCTTCCGATCGTCTATTACGAAAAGACGGACAAGGCTCCGACGAGCAAGTACACGCTGGTCATTTCGACTGCTACCAGCTACTTGGGCGACTATCTGACCGGATGCGACACGAACAAACTCTGGGTAGACGATTTCAAGTGGGTATACTAA
- a CDS encoding PCMD domain-containing protein, whose protein sequence is MKNFHKALSILAAAALFAGCSSYDETNDPARAGNTSVKLLADVADDAETRAGISVGESTFTGYWEENDAMGILFTAPGSTPELRPFTNNNDFAFEGELPAQSGAWQYMAFYPHATVNGTKASIPFGNLRTQSGNAFNCASDALVAPCLNFANAEPGKTDEGDPVRFTLSRLTSILNLEVKGGDNADKVRYLLLTSENETQTLSAASIDFDISDMGSGLAFSQTAPSNLIALGFEQGTAPDANDINAFFNIMPGSYDKLTVDVITAPRIGTVAIERGADKPFAAGKLYKRAETPVFAPLEAPSFDWPGHEIDQAHEITVDDNNQLTYSAAINIHVPGGIAGLEVDVSSPVLGMLGISKLDLFNDSDVIEEISFADLGLSCQTEIQYKKECVFDITALVPMILLLGPDPGSEHVFDVKVTDLAGQVTEQSLTFTAPALVRVDQTDLWKNTASLTISNQFADAGSVVPEYRIKGESAWNAASVSGPNDDGSRTALISPDWTTGTNEARLTIHSVDPKTGIFARKSYEYRLLADGATVASGEFTPKNNNGDVIPNAGMESWSTKSMKKIFSGSANVPYPNAYMTSSGTDKLCTQATYPGMVGDYCAQLAAKYAGIAFAAGNLYTGDFVMDGTVGYAQFGQPYTYSARPAALKLKYAAEIGEINRVKNDPPVSTGIDKGRIFVCIVEWSDRHAVQSGTTVDKTTFWDPETVSSLNEGKIIGYGPAYITESHTGSMKDLALPIVYYEKTDTPPTGNYTLVISTATSYLGDYLTGCDANKLWVDDFEWVY, encoded by the coding sequence ATGAAAAACTTCCATAAAGCTCTGTCAATCCTCGCTGCGGCCGCACTGTTTGCGGGCTGCAGCAGTTACGACGAGACGAACGATCCGGCGCGCGCCGGCAATACGTCCGTAAAGCTCCTTGCCGATGTCGCCGACGACGCCGAAACCCGTGCCGGCATCTCCGTCGGGGAAAGCACATTTACCGGATATTGGGAAGAGAACGACGCTATGGGAATTCTTTTCACCGCCCCCGGCTCAACTCCCGAACTTCGGCCGTTCACCAACAACAACGACTTCGCATTCGAAGGAGAGCTGCCGGCGCAGAGCGGTGCGTGGCAATACATGGCTTTCTATCCCCATGCGACCGTAAACGGCACCAAAGCCAGCATTCCGTTCGGCAACCTGCGCACCCAGAGCGGCAACGCTTTCAACTGCGCCTCCGACGCACTGGTGGCCCCGTGCCTGAACTTCGCCAATGCCGAACCGGGCAAAACCGACGAAGGCGATCCGGTCCGATTCACCCTCAGCCGCCTGACCTCGATTCTCAATCTGGAGGTAAAAGGCGGAGACAATGCCGACAAGGTCCGCTACCTGCTGCTGACTTCGGAAAACGAAACCCAGACGCTCTCGGCCGCGAGCATCGACTTCGACATTTCAGACATGGGCTCCGGACTCGCATTCAGCCAAACCGCTCCGTCGAACCTCATCGCGCTGGGCTTCGAGCAGGGCACGGCTCCCGACGCCAACGACATCAACGCCTTCTTCAACATCATGCCGGGGAGCTACGACAAACTGACTGTAGACGTGATTACGGCACCCCGGATCGGTACGGTCGCCATCGAACGCGGGGCAGACAAACCGTTTGCCGCAGGCAAGCTCTACAAGCGCGCCGAAACGCCCGTCTTCGCTCCGCTCGAAGCTCCGTCGTTCGACTGGCCGGGACATGAGATCGACCAAGCGCACGAAATCACCGTGGACGACAACAACCAACTCACCTACTCCGCCGCCATCAACATCCATGTACCGGGAGGCATCGCCGGTCTGGAAGTCGATGTTTCGTCGCCCGTACTGGGCATGCTGGGCATTTCGAAACTCGACCTGTTCAACGATTCCGACGTCATCGAGGAAATCTCCTTCGCAGATCTCGGACTCAGCTGCCAGACCGAAATACAATATAAAAAAGAGTGCGTTTTCGACATCACGGCACTCGTGCCGATGATCCTCCTGCTGGGTCCCGACCCCGGCAGCGAACACGTCTTCGACGTCAAGGTGACCGATCTCGCGGGGCAGGTGACCGAGCAATCGCTGACCTTCACGGCCCCGGCGCTCGTGCGGGTAGATCAAACGGACCTTTGGAAAAACACCGCCTCGCTGACGATCAGCAATCAGTTCGCCGACGCCGGCAGCGTCGTGCCGGAATACCGCATAAAGGGCGAAAGCGCATGGAACGCCGCCAGCGTCTCCGGGCCGAACGACGACGGCAGCCGCACGGCCCTGATCAGCCCCGACTGGACCACCGGCACCAACGAAGCGAGGCTGACGATCCATAGCGTCGATCCCAAGACCGGCATCTTCGCCCGCAAGAGCTACGAATACCGACTGCTCGCCGACGGCGCAACAGTCGCTTCGGGCGAATTCACGCCGAAAAACAACAACGGCGACGTCATTCCCAATGCAGGCATGGAGAGCTGGAGCACGAAATCGATGAAAAAGATATTCTCAGGCTCTGCCAACGTACCCTATCCGAACGCCTATATGACCAGTTCGGGAACCGACAAATTATGCACTCAGGCAACATATCCCGGCATGGTCGGTGATTATTGCGCGCAACTCGCCGCGAAGTATGCAGGCATCGCATTCGCTGCGGGCAACCTCTACACCGGAGATTTCGTGATGGACGGCACAGTCGGTTACGCACAATTCGGACAGCCGTACACCTATTCGGCACGTCCCGCCGCCCTCAAACTGAAATACGCCGCCGAGATAGGCGAAATCAACCGGGTCAAGAACGATCCGCCCGTAAGCACCGGCATCGACAAAGGACGCATCTTCGTCTGTATCGTCGAATGGAGCGACCGCCATGCGGTGCAATCGGGCACCACGGTGGACAAGACGACGTTCTGGGACCCCGAAACCGTATCGAGCCTGAACGAAGGCAAAATCATCGGCTACGGTCCCGCCTACATCACGGAGTCTCACACCGGCAGCATGAAGGATCTGGCGCTTCCGATCGTCTATTACGAAAAGACGGACACACCTCCGACGGGCAACTACACGCTGGTCATCTCGACCGCGACCAGCTATCTGGGCGACTACCTGACCGGATGCGACGCGAACAAACTCTGGGTAGACGATTTCGAGTGGGTATACTGA
- a CDS encoding DUF4493 domain-containing protein → MKRQLIYLMASAALLAAGCSTENKAEGTEYGTLKVSCTADGSIVAASDDTSRMPAAPSVPQAGDFTLTVTGESGTQQWDTLTEFEQSDAVFRMGTYAVSVAHGDPDAEGIDKPYYAAEKSVEVLPRRAATVEMTATIANSQTVVRATEQFLNYFHDAQFTVTTASGNQFDFTPGSTPADEPVFVKSATTLKVTGTARRQSQTGTDEGPKVTFSEQTLEATSPRTCHVLTFDAKDAGSVTLTVTLSDDYTETRQIDCEVNEGAIDDTK, encoded by the coding sequence ATGAAAAGACAACTCATATACTTAATGGCATCGGCGGCCCTGCTGGCGGCCGGATGCTCCACGGAAAACAAGGCCGAAGGCACGGAATACGGCACGCTGAAGGTCAGCTGCACCGCCGACGGTTCGATCGTCGCCGCATCGGACGACACTTCCCGGATGCCGGCTGCGCCCTCCGTCCCCCAAGCCGGCGATTTCACGCTTACGGTCACCGGAGAATCGGGGACGCAGCAGTGGGATACGCTCACGGAATTCGAGCAGAGCGACGCCGTGTTCCGAATGGGAACCTACGCCGTCTCCGTCGCACACGGCGACCCCGATGCGGAGGGAATCGACAAACCCTATTATGCCGCGGAGAAGAGCGTCGAGGTGCTGCCCCGCCGCGCTGCAACGGTGGAGATGACCGCTACGATCGCCAACTCGCAGACGGTGGTCCGCGCCACGGAACAGTTCCTCAACTATTTCCACGACGCGCAGTTTACCGTAACGACGGCATCGGGCAACCAGTTCGACTTCACGCCCGGCAGCACGCCCGCCGACGAGCCGGTATTCGTCAAAAGCGCCACGACGCTCAAGGTAACCGGCACGGCACGCCGCCAGAGCCAGACCGGAACCGACGAGGGGCCTAAGGTCACCTTCTCCGAGCAAACGCTCGAAGCCACTTCGCCGCGCACCTGCCACGTTCTCACCTTCGACGCCAAGGATGCGGGCAGCGTCACGCTGACCGTCACGCTCAGCGACGACTACACCGAAACCCGGCAGATTGACTGCGAAGTCAACGAGGGGGCCATAGACGATACCAAATAA
- a CDS encoding DUF4493 domain-containing protein — MKTFTRLFTMLAVAAFVAAGCVNEEPPYKEEPKPTPGDATGFLSVSGLSMRVVYDETDVRPDDTSDQTQSPQAVSGTRAEQPDVDGFIVEILDADNAQVFKKTYAELKQQLAEPMELPVGAYRMEVRSKESTPDVAWEHPVYGATSSFTISKAQTTQLEEVVCTLQNIKVTVDYSSELAGMLADTSKATISLGQTSQEFLKTETRAAYFKSLDIENTLVFNFDGVFAGTDIPAQFSKQITGVKAGQWRKISVVINYADKGTLLFQVTVDNNIIQDNSFVVDGTDNLLEELLEDPSAPALAWPGHDMSKPFTLTDAMFDDNGNCIEPFVFDLASPNGIESLRVNIASTSSQFMASMAAIQLPETFDLCALDASSPAGIILKGFGYPVGGELKGQQAKSFNIAGQIKALYEFDGTHTFSFDMTDDKGVSTAAALTLVVDKSAGQEGPAIVWRGYDIDQQYEVQKDMVIDIDVTATAGIKSFWVTIDSEALKDLLPVINRPEKFDICDIPADLAAILHDEFGFPINEQVKNQTAVMFSITKFVEILLEIPGEHNFVLDVTDNNNVLTHKTVKLIVKAAE, encoded by the coding sequence ATGAAGACATTTACCAGACTTTTTACGATGTTGGCGGTTGCAGCGTTCGTTGCGGCAGGCTGTGTGAACGAAGAACCTCCCTACAAGGAGGAACCCAAGCCGACGCCGGGCGACGCGACGGGCTTCCTGTCGGTAAGCGGCCTTTCGATGCGGGTGGTCTATGACGAGACGGACGTTCGTCCCGACGACACTTCGGACCAAACGCAAAGCCCGCAGGCCGTATCCGGCACCCGTGCCGAGCAACCCGACGTGGACGGTTTCATCGTAGAAATTCTCGACGCCGACAACGCGCAGGTATTCAAAAAAACCTATGCCGAACTCAAACAGCAGCTCGCCGAGCCGATGGAACTTCCGGTGGGCGCCTACCGCATGGAGGTGCGCTCGAAGGAGAGCACTCCGGACGTAGCGTGGGAGCACCCGGTTTACGGCGCGACGAGCAGCTTCACGATTTCAAAGGCGCAGACGACCCAGCTCGAAGAGGTGGTCTGCACATTGCAGAATATCAAGGTCACGGTGGATTATTCGTCCGAACTGGCCGGCATGCTGGCCGACACCAGCAAGGCGACCATATCGCTGGGCCAGACCAGTCAGGAGTTTCTCAAAACCGAAACGCGCGCGGCCTACTTCAAATCGCTGGACATCGAGAATACGCTGGTTTTCAACTTCGACGGCGTTTTCGCCGGCACCGACATCCCCGCGCAGTTCAGCAAGCAGATCACGGGAGTCAAGGCCGGCCAGTGGCGTAAGATTTCGGTCGTAATCAACTACGCCGACAAAGGAACGCTTCTGTTTCAGGTAACGGTGGACAACAACATCATTCAGGACAACTCTTTCGTCGTAGACGGCACCGACAACCTGCTGGAAGAGCTTCTCGAAGACCCCAGCGCACCGGCTCTCGCATGGCCCGGACATGACATGTCCAAGCCTTTTACGCTGACGGACGCCATGTTCGACGACAACGGCAACTGCATCGAACCGTTCGTCTTCGACCTCGCATCGCCCAACGGCATCGAGTCGCTGCGCGTCAATATCGCTTCGACCAGCAGTCAGTTCATGGCTTCGATGGCGGCGATCCAGCTTCCCGAAACGTTCGACCTCTGCGCGCTCGACGCGTCGTCGCCGGCAGGCATCATACTCAAAGGATTCGGCTACCCGGTAGGCGGCGAACTCAAGGGCCAGCAGGCCAAGAGCTTCAACATCGCAGGGCAGATCAAGGCGCTCTACGAATTCGACGGCACGCACACCTTCTCGTTCGACATGACCGACGACAAAGGCGTCTCGACCGCCGCCGCGCTGACGCTCGTCGTGGACAAAAGCGCGGGTCAGGAGGGTCCTGCAATCGTCTGGAGAGGCTATGATATCGACCAGCAGTACGAAGTGCAGAAAGACATGGTCATCGACATCGACGTGACTGCAACTGCAGGCATCAAGTCGTTCTGGGTTACGATCGACTCCGAGGCACTGAAAGATCTGCTTCCGGTCATCAACAGGCCGGAGAAGTTCGACATCTGCGACATTCCGGCCGATCTGGCCGCGATTCTCCACGACGAATTCGGATTCCCGATCAACGAACAGGTGAAGAACCAGACCGCCGTAATGTTCTCGATCACCAAATTCGTCGAGATACTGCTGGAGATTCCGGGCGAGCATAACTTCGTCCTCGACGTGACGGACAACAACAACGTATTGACGCACAAGACCGTCAAACTCATCGTTAAAGCCGCCGAATAA
- a CDS encoding NUDIX hydrolase — protein sequence MNHTVYFADKSVIFTSDALGGECYAVVPADPADLSRAKVTKILESHNCVAVVSADPDAAFRSFAADFTQIEAAGGVVVNDRGEWLMMRRNGRWDLPKGHLECGERIEACAVREIVEETGVCAEPVRPLCRTWHAYYFPKTERWELKRTHWYELRAAACGDLVPQTEEGIETVVWCTPAEAMAHAAGSFPTVRAVLERLEACLSDDKKR from the coding sequence ATGAACCATACCGTATATTTTGCAGATAAATCCGTGATTTTCACTTCGGACGCGCTCGGCGGCGAATGCTATGCCGTCGTGCCCGCAGATCCGGCGGACCTATCACGAGCGAAGGTAACGAAAATTCTCGAATCGCACAACTGCGTCGCAGTCGTTTCTGCCGATCCCGACGCGGCGTTCCGCTCTTTTGCGGCTGATTTTACGCAGATCGAAGCGGCGGGCGGCGTGGTGGTGAACGACCGCGGCGAGTGGCTGATGATGCGCCGCAACGGCCGCTGGGACCTGCCCAAGGGACATCTCGAATGCGGCGAGCGCATCGAAGCGTGCGCCGTGCGCGAAATCGTCGAGGAGACGGGCGTGTGCGCCGAACCGGTGCGGCCGCTGTGCCGGACGTGGCACGCCTATTATTTCCCGAAGACCGAACGCTGGGAGCTGAAACGCACCCATTGGTACGAACTGCGCGCGGCGGCCTGCGGCGACCTCGTACCGCAGACCGAAGAGGGGATCGAGACGGTCGTCTGGTGCACTCCGGCCGAAGCGATGGCCCATGCCGCCGGGAGTTTCCCCACGGTGCGAGCCGTGCTCGAACGGCTCGAAGCCTGCTTGTCTGACGATAAAAAACGCTGA
- a CDS encoding S9 family peptidase yields the protein MKKLLLFMAIAATGLSACDSRRPQPLTIDNALTADEIATGILTPEVMWKMSRAGSSSLSPDGRTLLYAQTDYNMAENRGVTTIWVEDLATKAVTRLTDTASNNADPKWSADGEKIYFLSDRSGSMQVWEMTPAGGNARQLSAFDKDVEGFGISPRGDKAWYVQRVEVCDRKSSDVYKDMDKSKARIYDDLMARHWNYWDEGSYLHIFVGDFGAEGLKPGVDIIGKDAAWDAPLAPYFDMAEIAWNNAGTMLAYTCKPLTGTEYAVSTDSDIFVYVLENGVTQNICKPVNVNTGEPIADMATMAGYDKYPVWSPDDRQIAFLSQRRAGNESDKARLFLYDCQTAQMQDLTEDFDYNAMNVVWSGSDMLYFIAPIEATHQICRIAPSVGEVEVVTRGDHDINAFSMAGDRIAAEMCTISMATEFFDVNPADGTLTQISAINKPVYDNIRMGEVQKRWVRTTDGKQMLTWVILPPDFDPAKKYPTLLYCQGGPQSVVSQFWSYRWNFQLMAAQGYVVVAPNRRGLPSFGQEWLDQISGDYSGQNIRDYLSAIDDVAKEPWADETRMGCVGASYGGYSVYFLAGCHEKRFKAFISHCGIFNFESMYGQTEELFFINNDYGGPYWDRSNEVAQRSYANSPHKFVEKWDTPMLIFTGEYDFRIPYTQSLEAFTAARVRGIPARLVEFENEAHQVFKPQNSLVWNREFFGWLNKYVK from the coding sequence ATGAAAAAATTACTCCTTTTTATGGCTATTGCAGCTACGGGACTGAGCGCATGCGACAGCAGGCGGCCGCAGCCCCTTACCATCGACAATGCCCTGACGGCCGATGAGATCGCCACAGGCATTCTCACCCCTGAGGTGATGTGGAAAATGAGCCGTGCAGGCTCCTCGTCGCTCTCGCCCGACGGGCGTACGCTCCTCTATGCGCAGACCGACTACAACATGGCCGAAAACCGCGGCGTGACGACCATCTGGGTCGAAGACCTTGCGACCAAGGCCGTGACGCGCCTGACCGACACCGCGTCGAACAACGCCGATCCCAAGTGGAGCGCCGACGGGGAGAAGATCTACTTCCTCTCGGACCGCAGCGGCTCGATGCAGGTATGGGAAATGACGCCCGCAGGCGGCAACGCCAGACAGCTCTCGGCATTCGACAAGGACGTCGAAGGCTTCGGCATCAGTCCCCGCGGCGACAAGGCGTGGTACGTACAGCGCGTCGAGGTCTGCGACCGCAAGTCGTCGGACGTCTACAAGGACATGGACAAATCGAAGGCCCGCATCTACGACGACCTGATGGCCCGCCACTGGAATTACTGGGACGAGGGTTCCTACCTGCATATCTTCGTCGGCGACTTCGGAGCCGAGGGGCTGAAGCCCGGCGTGGACATCATCGGCAAGGACGCCGCGTGGGACGCTCCGCTGGCACCCTACTTCGACATGGCCGAAATCGCGTGGAACAACGCCGGAACGATGCTGGCGTACACCTGCAAGCCGCTGACCGGCACCGAGTACGCCGTTTCGACCGATTCGGACATCTTCGTCTACGTCCTCGAAAACGGCGTGACGCAGAACATCTGCAAACCCGTAAACGTCAATACCGGCGAACCGATCGCAGACATGGCCACGATGGCGGGTTACGACAAATACCCCGTCTGGTCGCCCGACGACCGGCAGATCGCGTTCCTCTCGCAGCGCCGTGCCGGCAACGAGTCGGACAAGGCGCGCCTGTTCCTCTACGACTGCCAGACGGCCCAAATGCAGGACCTGACCGAGGATTTCGACTACAACGCCATGAACGTCGTCTGGAGCGGCAGCGACATGCTCTACTTCATCGCCCCGATCGAAGCCACGCACCAGATATGCCGCATCGCGCCTTCGGTCGGCGAAGTCGAAGTGGTGACCCGCGGCGACCACGACATCAACGCCTTCTCGATGGCGGGCGACAGGATCGCCGCCGAAATGTGTACGATCTCGATGGCCACGGAGTTCTTCGACGTGAATCCCGCCGACGGCACGCTGACGCAGATTTCGGCCATCAACAAACCCGTCTACGACAATATCAGAATGGGCGAGGTGCAGAAACGCTGGGTCAGGACCACCGACGGCAAACAGATGCTGACGTGGGTGATCCTGCCGCCCGACTTCGATCCCGCCAAGAAATACCCCACGCTGCTCTACTGTCAGGGCGGTCCGCAGAGCGTCGTTTCGCAGTTCTGGAGCTACCGCTGGAATTTCCAGCTGATGGCGGCGCAGGGTTACGTCGTCGTTGCGCCCAACCGCCGCGGCCTGCCCTCGTTCGGACAGGAGTGGCTCGACCAGATTTCGGGCGACTATTCGGGCCAGAACATCCGCGACTACCTCTCGGCCATCGACGACGTGGCGAAGGAGCCGTGGGCCGACGAGACCCGCATGGGATGCGTCGGCGCATCGTACGGCGGATATTCGGTCTATTTCCTGGCCGGATGCCACGAGAAACGGTTCAAGGCCTTTATCTCGCACTGCGGCATCTTCAACTTCGAGTCGATGTACGGCCAAACCGAGGAGCTGTTTTTCATCAACAACGATTACGGAGGTCCCTACTGGGATCGGTCGAATGAAGTCGCACAGCGCTCCTACGCCAATTCGCCGCACAAATTCGTCGAGAAATGGGACACGCCCATGCTGATCTTCACGGGCGAATACGACTTCCGCATCCCCTACACGCAGTCGCTCGAAGCGTTCACCGCCGCCCGCGTCCGCGGAATCCCGGCCCGTCTGGTGGAGTTCGAAAACGAAGCCCATCAGGTGTTCAAACCCCAGAACTCGCTCGTCTGGAACCGCGAGTTCTTCGGCTGGCTGAACAAATACGTAAAATAA